A single window of Pseudanabaenaceae cyanobacterium SKYG29 DNA harbors:
- the ftsH gene encoding ATP-dependent zinc metalloprotease FtsH, whose product MSQGLVCGTVRAQMRETPAHLTYSEFLQKVENKEVKQIDIEQNHKTDTRATVTLQNGKRVTVDLPARGYSGNLIKTLRQNGVDIGVVPPKPANSGGGLFVSIGLTVLFVLVLMLLLRRLANAPGGPIQTLNFGRSRARFSPEAKTGVVFDDVAGIDTAKEELQEVVSFLKDRERFEKVGARIPKGVLLIGPPGTGKTLLARAIAGEAGVPFFSLSGSEFVEMFVGVGASRVRDLFARAKENAPCLVFIDEIDAVGRQRGAGLGGGNDEREQTLNQLLSEMDGFEANTGVIVLAATNRPDVLDAALLRPGRFDRQIVVDYPDYNGRLAILKVHARNKRLADEVSLAAIARRTPGFAGADLANLLNEAAILTARRRKEAITNLEIDDALDRVTIGLAMKPLLDSVKKRLIAYHEVGHGLLQTLLENAFLMDKITIIPRSGGIGGFVKPLPTEDYSPSFMTYASLLDEITVLLGGRVAEELIFGAPEVTVGAAGDIEQITRRARQMVTMFGMSELGLTALERPNSEVFLGRDLMPVTEYSEAVASQIDQQIRRIVNHCYDRAHRILSAHIPLMHYLVDVLIEKETIEGEEFRQIVAQFTTIPQKKLEYARP is encoded by the coding sequence CTGTCCCAGGGCTTAGTCTGCGGCACGGTGAGAGCACAGATGCGGGAGACTCCAGCACATTTGACCTACAGTGAATTTCTGCAGAAAGTGGAGAATAAAGAAGTCAAACAGATTGACATCGAACAAAACCACAAGACGGATACCAGGGCTACTGTCACTCTGCAAAATGGCAAGCGAGTTACGGTTGACCTGCCCGCCAGAGGATATAGCGGCAATCTGATTAAAACTCTACGGCAAAATGGTGTGGATATTGGTGTCGTTCCCCCTAAGCCTGCCAATTCTGGGGGGGGATTGTTCGTCTCTATCGGTCTAACGGTGTTATTTGTGCTGGTTTTGATGTTGTTGTTGCGCCGCCTTGCTAATGCCCCTGGCGGACCAATTCAGACCCTCAATTTTGGGCGCAGTCGTGCCCGCTTTTCGCCAGAAGCGAAGACAGGGGTGGTGTTCGACGATGTGGCGGGGATTGATACAGCTAAGGAAGAACTACAGGAGGTGGTGAGCTTCCTCAAGGACCGGGAACGGTTTGAGAAGGTGGGGGCACGCATTCCCAAGGGGGTGTTGTTGATTGGTCCCCCTGGTACGGGTAAAACGCTCTTGGCAAGGGCGATCGCGGGGGAAGCGGGTGTTCCCTTCTTTTCCCTGTCGGGGTCAGAATTTGTGGAAATGTTTGTGGGGGTGGGCGCATCGCGGGTGCGGGACCTATTTGCGCGGGCGAAGGAAAATGCTCCCTGTTTGGTGTTCATTGATGAAATTGATGCCGTGGGTAGGCAGAGGGGAGCCGGTCTCGGGGGGGGTAATGATGAAAGGGAACAAACCCTTAACCAACTCCTCAGTGAGATGGATGGCTTTGAGGCAAATACAGGGGTAATTGTTCTGGCGGCTACTAATCGTCCCGATGTTTTGGATGCGGCTTTGCTCCGTCCGGGCAGGTTCGATCGGCAAATTGTGGTGGATTACCCCGACTACAACGGCAGGTTGGCAATTTTGAAAGTCCATGCCCGCAATAAACGGCTGGCGGATGAGGTCTCCCTCGCCGCAATTGCTCGCCGTACGCCTGGGTTTGCGGGGGCAGACTTGGCGAATCTCCTCAATGAAGCGGCTATTTTGACTGCCCGCCGCCGTAAGGAAGCCATTACCAACCTAGAAATTGACGATGCCCTCGATCGGGTGACGATTGGTTTAGCCATGAAGCCTCTCCTAGACAGTGTGAAGAAGCGGTTGATTGCCTACCATGAGGTGGGACACGGTCTATTGCAAACTCTGTTGGAAAATGCCTTTTTGATGGACAAGATCACCATCATTCCCCGCAGTGGGGGCATTGGGGGGTTTGTGAAACCCTTGCCCACAGAAGACTACAGCCCCAGTTTTATGACCTATGCTTCTCTCCTCGATGAAATCACGGTGCTTTTGGGGGGCAGAGTGGCAGAGGAGTTGATTTTTGGTGCACCGGAGGTAACCGTTGGGGCAGCGGGGGACATTGAACAGATCACGCGCCGCGCCCGCCAAATGGTGACGATGTTTGGCATGTCGGAATTAGGATTGACGGCTCTGGAACGTCCCAATAGTGAAGTATTTTTAGGGCGCGACCTCATGCCCGTTACAGAATACTCGGAGGCGGTAGCGAGCCAGATTGACCAACAGATTCGCCGCATTGTTAACCACTGCTACGATCGTGCCCACCGCATTCTCAGTGCCCATATTCCCCTCATGCACTACCTTGTAGATGTCCTGATTGAGAAGGAAACGATCGAGGGAGAAGAATTCCGCCAGATTGTTGCCCAGTTTACCACCATACCCCAGAAAAAACTGGAATATGCCCGCCCCTAG